The DNA segment TGATGAATCCACGTTTGATCCTTGCAGTGATCGGCGGTGGTATGGCCGGTACATTCACCTTCTCGATCCTTGGCGCCGGACTTGCGGGAGCTCCTTCCCCGGGAAGTATTCTTGCTTACTTGCCTTTGACACCTAAGGGTGGATTTCTTGCCATGTTTAGCGGTGTGTTCGTAGCTGCACTTGTCTCCTTCTTAATCGCTTCTCTCCTGTTAAAAACAAAAAAATCTGCTGGAGATGATGATTTGGAAGCTGCAACAACAAAAGTGAAGGAAATGAAAGCAAGCTCCAAAGGTAATGCTGCTGCTCCTTCCGCTTCCGTTAAGGAAACCATTAAATCGAAGGAAGCAGTTAATAAAATCGTGTTCTCCTGCGATGCCGGTATGGGTTCAAGTGCGATGGGCGCTTCTATACTGCGGAAAAAAGTCAATGCAGCCAGCCTGCCGATTACGGTCATAAATACGGCTATCAATGACATACCTGATGATGCTGATATCGTCATAACTCATAAGACGCTGACAGATCGCGCGCGTCAGAAGAATCCGAATGCAGAGCATATATCCATTGATAATTTCTTGAAAAGCCCCGAATATGATGCGCTCATCGAAAGACTGAGCAAATGATTACATGCTTGGCGCTGACAGTTTTCTGTCGGCGTTAAGCTCATTTCTCTCGTGAAGGATGATGGCATATCGTAATGTCAACCAGACAACGTCGGATCGTAGAGTTGCTGTTCAATCAACAGAATGAAATTACAGCCGCTGATATCGCTGCCGAGATTGGAACAAGTACACGAACCATTCACAGGGAGCTAATTGATATTGAACCTGCCCTAGCGTCTCATGGCATTATTCTTCACAAAAAGTCCGGAATCGGCATCAAAATCGAAGCGGACAATGAGCAAATCGAATTATTCAAGCAGGAGCTTAATTTAACCGTACCGGCGGAATATTCAACCGAGGAGCGCAAGGTGCTGATCCTGTGCATGCTGCTCCAATACGGTGAGCCGGTGAAATTATTTACGCTCGCCCACGAACTGAATGTGACAATGCCTACCATTAGTAACGATTTAGATCAGTTAGAGCAACAAATCAACGACCAGCAGCTAACGCTCATCAGAAAGCGCGGCTATGGAGTTGAATTATCCGGTAATGAGCAGGCAAAGCGGCAAATGATTAGTTTTCTGGCAATCAAATATCTGGATGATTCTGATTTGTTCGAACAGAAGCACGACAAGCTTGACCAAAACGTTGTACATCCGCTGACAAACCAGCTTTTACTGATGGTCGGGAAAGAACAGTTTTTTAAGCTTGAGAGAGCTCTGTGGCAGCTTAACAAGCAATGGCCTACTCGTTTATCCGAAGCGGCTTACACCCGTTTGTTAATCCGGCTGTCTGTAGCTTTTACACGAATTCAGCAAGGCTGCATCATCAACCCAAAATCAGATGTTAAGCATACTACATCAGCAGATCAGACTTCCGGCAAAGACAACAGCCAGCTTGTCCGACTTTTAGAGTTGCTTGATTTACAGCTTCCTCAGGAGGAAGAAGCCTATATTGATAGCTTGCTTAAAGACGAAGGCCAGCATGAGCTAGGACTTTTGATTAACCACAACGACATGTCTCTCATTGAGACCGTAACTGAATTAATCCGCTTTATTGAGAGCAAGACACAAATTTCGTTTATGGATGATCGCTCGTTGGTTGAAGGTTTGATTCAGCATATGCACCCTGCTTTTCAACGAATTTCAAGTGGCCTTGCCATTCGAAATCCGATACTAACCCAGATCAAAAAAGATTACGACCAACTATATTCCCTTGTAAGGCAAGGCGTTGATGAATTTGTTCAAGACATTCATGTTCCTGACGAAGAAGTCGGGTATATCGTCATGCATTTCGGAGCGGCGATTGAGCGCTTAAAGCAAATTCCCTGGAAGGTGCGAGCGGTGCTCGTCTGCACCAGCGGCATCGGATCGTCCAAGCTCCTTGCAGTACGGATCTCCAAGGAATTGCCGCAAATCGAGTTAATCGGTCATCTCTCCTGGTACGAGGCCGTAAGGTTGCCAACGGATGAATATGACTTGATCATTTCTACCGTTAATTTACCGCTGGAATCCGATAAGTATATCAAAATTAGCCCTCTACTCACCGAGGATGAGACCGATAAGCTGAGATCGTTTATTCATGGCATTACTTTAAAAAACATGGAGCCCTCCCCTGTTCATGTCGCGGAATCAGATCCCGGTCCATTAGACCGTCTAAGACAACTCCATATTTACTCGGATATCGTTCTCCGCCTCCTGGATGGTTTCAAAGTTCACACGATGGAACTGGCCTCCGGAGGACCTGACCTAGAAAGCCAGTTATTGCATATGATGTCCTCGATCGACCAGCCTAGCATCTTGCTTAACAAGGAGAAGATTGTAAAACAGCTCCTGATCCGAGAGCAGCAAGGCAGCCTGATCATGCCTGACACGGAAATTGCCTTAATGCACACGCGAAGCGAGTGGGTACAGCAACCGGTTATCTCCCTCTTTCGCTATGATATGCCGTTAAAACTTAATCATGAAGCTGGGGCGGTGAAGCAAATTCTTCTCATGCTAGGCCCGATGCAATTGGAGAAGGCCAGCCTGGAATTGTTGAGCGAAATCAGCGGGATGTTGCTCCTTACCG comes from the Paenibacillus lentus genome and includes:
- a CDS encoding BglG family transcription antiterminator — translated: MSTRQRRIVELLFNQQNEITAADIAAEIGTSTRTIHRELIDIEPALASHGIILHKKSGIGIKIEADNEQIELFKQELNLTVPAEYSTEERKVLILCMLLQYGEPVKLFTLAHELNVTMPTISNDLDQLEQQINDQQLTLIRKRGYGVELSGNEQAKRQMISFLAIKYLDDSDLFEQKHDKLDQNVVHPLTNQLLLMVGKEQFFKLERALWQLNKQWPTRLSEAAYTRLLIRLSVAFTRIQQGCIINPKSDVKHTTSADQTSGKDNSQLVRLLELLDLQLPQEEEAYIDSLLKDEGQHELGLLINHNDMSLIETVTELIRFIESKTQISFMDDRSLVEGLIQHMHPAFQRISSGLAIRNPILTQIKKDYDQLYSLVRQGVDEFVQDIHVPDEEVGYIVMHFGAAIERLKQIPWKVRAVLVCTSGIGSSKLLAVRISKELPQIELIGHLSWYEAVRLPTDEYDLIISTVNLPLESDKYIKISPLLTEDETDKLRSFIHGITLKNMEPSPVHVAESDPGPLDRLRQLHIYSDIVLRLLDGFKVHTMELASGGPDLESQLLHMMSSIDQPSILLNKEKIVKQLLIREQQGSLIMPDTEIALMHTRSEWVQQPVISLFRYDMPLKLNHEAGAVKQILLMLGPMQLEKASLELLSEISGMLLLTEMITLLEGGSKEEIRSFISRQLEKYMIRKLDWRD